The DNA sequence GCAAACAGATATTAGgtatttttacaaaatgatcTTTCCCCGATCGATTGAGACCTGGATTGTAAAGTCTAAAATCCGTGAAATATAAAAAGAAGACGAATGGAAAGCTGAGGTAGCGACTCTTGGGATTTCAGATTCCCCCTTGTGTAAACATAAGAATAGACGCCAGATggtgtcaaattttaataaaacaaaaaattcatgACAAACCCCGTGTTAACTACCAAGGATATATTGAAAACCCACCTTCCCTTTACCCTTTAATTTTGCTACTTTATTCTATTGTAGCTCTGGCTTCCTTATAGCTTGGGTGACCATGGAGGCTTAAAATATAGTATTGTTTACATCTTTCATTTTTAACCTGTGACAAAAACTCTCCACCAGATTTATTTCGatacataaaatattttgtcGTCTGAATCATCTTGGTGGGTTAACTTGGACCATATAGTACTTATTTTTCCATTGCACATACCTAGGTTCATATTGGAAACTTCAAATATGACTGTCTTCTTTACCCGGGGACAACAGCGTACATCAATCGGCCATTTTGAGATCACGTGATAGATGGAAATTAAGTCGTACTCTCTTATTTCGTATTAAACGACGGAGGGGCATTATCAAACATATTCGTCAAAATCGAATTTAATCCGACATTCATATTAACTCTGAAAGGTTTTATGCTCATTCCTCTTCCCATCGAAAATGCCAACTCTCATTAATAACCTTATATCAAATGTGAAATTATATTTCGTCCATTTTACACTATTCAGCTTCCGAAGGAATGCAACATTGCTATATCCAAGCTTGGATATTGTAATGGTTAACCTGGGTAGcacagtggttagagcatccgACTAGAAAGGGAGAGGTTTTGGGTTCGATTTCCGGTCCTGAGCCATAGGTTTTCTCACTCTCCTAATATACTACAGTTGATGCTGTTGACTAGCCCTGTACTGCAGGTTGTCCTGCCAGGGGTGAAAAGAATCTGGATTGTGTCTTCAACGGTGAAGACAAATTAAAGGAGGGAAGAATGTAATAGTTAGGGGTATACAGACCATGGAAATCAGCCttggatagttcagtggttatagagcacctgactaaggACTGATTCCCAGTCCGATTAAGATTACACCCTCCATTCCAATTTCCCTAAACATTGATGAAACTCATAACTATCAAaactatacatttgtatatcaaaacaaggtaattttatttatttttttatatctctAATCAAACAAATATATGGCGTATGTTTTACTCTTACTAGtaaaattaaaattgttaaaaaaaaatcattcattaaCAATTAGATCTATCAGTGTGAAACTTATAAGACAGTTCTAAGTAGCCACATTTTATGTTCAAAATTTACAGTTTCTGAACAGATTATCAGAATTAACAAACAATTAATCtaagatttcatttaaaacatacatgtaaaactcaCTTCATTGCATACCATATCTAGTGTACATTGCTTTTGGTGctaatgaaaacaatatttattaaaCCCAAAATTTACAGGATATGTACAAGTTGACATATTCTTTAATAAGATGAAGTCGTTATGTGCCCTTAAGTCCACACATCCTCCAAGTACCTCCTATCAAGCCTCAGTTTGGTAACATGAGACTTGGCTTGACTCTCACTCATTCCTTTCTTTTCCTTCAGAATTGTCATAAAAGTCTGATTCACATCTTTGGACATATTCTTGGCATCACCACAGACATATATTACAGCTTCTTGATTCTCAATCAAATCAAGTAATAACTCGGCATTCTTCAGAAGATTATCTTGTACATATTTGGGTTCATCTGCAGACTTGTTTTCTCGAGAAAAGGAAACAAAGAGCTTTGTCAAAATTTCTATCTCTTGTAACCTCATAAGCTCCTCCCTAAATAAATAGTCTTGTGATTGGTTTCTGCAACCAAAGAAAAGGAATGTTTCTCCGAACACTTGATCAGCATATTCAGGGCAGGTCTTCTGCATTTCTCTGTGTTGTAAGAAGCCAACAAAAGGAGCAACTCCTGTACCTGGTCCAACCATAATGAGCGGCACAGACACATCACTGGGTAAGCGGAAGAACTGACTGGGCCTGGCTGAGACCTGCAATTGGCATATTTTCTCACCTTTTTTTGGATCTTCACATTTTTGTCTGCTTTGAATATCTACTGTCAATTTATCCAGCATACCAGTGCATACCCCTTGCCTTGAAAAACTTCTTCCGTCACCCTCTGGAATATTTATCACATTGAACACAATGTCTAACTGGTTTGGTGTTTTAAGTGGTGAACTGCAAGCCGAGTAAGGCCTTGGTTGTAATTTTGGAAGCGATTCTAGCAGTCTTTCAACAGTGGGCTGACAGGAGGGAAATGCCTGAAGGAGATCTAGTATACTTATCTCAGGATTCCTTATAAAGCTGGTGTAGTCTGCCATGCCTTGTTTGCTGCACAGTTCTTGAAGTCTTCTTTTCTCTTGGGGATTTGTGGTTTCTTTTACAAGCTGTCGTATCACAGATTTTTTGGGAGGTGCCCTTATGTCTATGTAATGAGTAAATAAGTTCCTGAGTGTAGAGACATTGGGCAGATGAAGTGGGATAACTGCTTTCGCTTTCTTGGTGTCTTTCATCAGCTCAATCTCACAAACGCAGTCAGCAGTATCCAGAACATTTAGTCTCTTCAACAGCATTTCAACTTCTTTTGCATCATTCTGGCAATACACTGACACAGAGTCTCCTGGTTGGTAACTCATCTCATTTTCTAATTCAAGCCTCAGTTTTAGAGATTTTTTAAGTGCATCTTCTGAAGTTAGAATATCTGCACTGATTACTGTGGCCCTGGAAATGGCTGTTGCAGCAGTTTTATCAAAAGGGAAAGAGGTGCCTCCCACATTTTCCTCGGAATTGAATTTTAGAGCAAGGTAAGCTGGCGTAAGTAAAGGTACTGTTACAGCTGCATCACAAAGAGGTTGCACTGATTTGATGAGTGATGGTTCCTGCGTGTTTGCTAGTGAAATACCCTCAATCTTTCTTTCTAGAGAATCTTCTGATCcattatctaatattttcctatcAATTTCTGAAGAAGGAGTATCATGTCCATTATAGTCATCTCGTTCCTCCTTGGAATGCCCATTGGTTGATGGATGGCAATTTGTTATTGTGGTACCATTAAGTTCAGTTTTGTCACGTTTACAATCTAAATTGTCCACGGGATTGCTTGTATCTTCTTTCATTGAACAGGTAGCTTCTTTACAGCATAGATCGGATTTGTTCGGTAAGTCAGGTGACAGGAAGTTAAGCAGTGCTGGGAAAAGTCCCTCTATCCAAGGCTCTACAGCTAATTCCAGACCCACAGCATCATCAGCCCAGCCTGAGGGATAGAACCGTTTGGCTCCCAATTCCTCCAATCGCCTGTCCAGAGTCTTCCCCGCATTACAGAAATTTGTGTAGTTAGAGTCTCCCAGCCCTAACAGAGCATAATTTAAATGAGACAGATGATCACTGGGAAGGGTTCTCTTCTTCAGTCTTCTGAAAAATTTAAGAGCTGTTTCTGGTGGTTCTCCATCTCCTGTTGTGGACGTGACAATCACAACACAAGTTTCGTTCTCAAGTGTGAATTTCTTCTCAGCTTGActgagacaatgtctttcacaATCCAGTCCATGCACGACCGAGTTATCTCGTATCTCATCAGTAATGGCTTCAGCCTGCCCAGTCTGGGATCCATATAAAAGTAAGAATCGGTTTTTCTTCTCAGGCATTCTTCAATGTTTTGATTCCTAGTAAAAGAACAAAAATCTTATTACTCAGTGAATAATTATAGCATATatatcttaaagggactggttcacgatttttgataaaaatattttcatttttgatggtaaacattaaaaagataactcatttaatattgacagccaaattttgaccttctgaatgcaagaataaaagcaatattttagccttcaatctgtgttatgtaaacaaagactcgagtctttttatgtatacaaacaaacaagaggaatattgattttgtaatataaagcatcttaattttgcatagtcacaaattttaacttttagatgacacatttaccccaaaaatgcttgaaatgtgaaaggtataataaacttagatcaatatccatttcttttgaaaatttcgtaaacaataacataccgcaatctttgtttacaaaacaaataataagctctctaaaatgagcttctatgataatgtataaccttaatttttatgtgaactcttttaaacacattaaacaatatattttgatcattaaaagtgaaaaagaaaattttggggaaaatcgtgaatcagtccctttaaagatattttaaaatgtttaataaaTTGATTGTGTTTTGAATAAAAGATTGTGTTTAATTACTGATACTAGTATGTGTAACCTtacaaatacaatatgtatGAAGTATATAGTGACACACAATTCAATGATTGACAATAAGCAGAAATCACAGGTATTAGAATTGTAAACAATATACTTAACCTATACGCACCCCATACAAAAATGTAGAATTTTGTTGCACATTGTCAACTGAAACCTAAATGACTGCCTTACTGTATGAGGCCTACCTGATATGTAGCTTAaaaaggggcgagatcaaaagattgatgCTGGATAAGAATCTAAATTCAAGTAGTTAGGGGGAAGGGTGGTGTAAAAACTCCCATAAGTCTCTGttaggggtgggtggggtgtaAAAACTCCCATAAGTCTCtgttatccgacatcgattacactttagttataatgatagttagggggaggggtggTGTAAAAACTCCCATAAGTCTCTGTTGttcgacatcgattacactttagttataatgatagttagggggaggggttGTGTAAAAACTCCCATAAGTCTCTGTTGttcgacatcgattacactttagttataatgatagttagggggaggggtggTGTAAAAACTCCCATAAGTCTCtgttatccgacatcgattacactttagtggggaaaaaaagacaagtgactgttaaagggactgactcacgattttacccaaaattttgtttttcacttttaatgatcaaaatctactgtcttatgtgtttgaaagatttcacatgaaaattaaggttatacatcctcacagaagctcattttagagagtttattatttgttttgtaaacaaagattgcggtatgctattgtttacgaaatttcaaaagaaatggatatcgatctaagtattattatatctttcacatttcaagcatttttggggtgaaatgtttcatctaaaagttaaaatttgttactatgcaaaattaagatgcattatattgcaaaatcaatatttcacttgtttgtttgtttacataaaaagactcgagtctttgtttacataagacatattcaaggctaaaatattactgttattcttgcattcagaaggtcaaaattttggctctcaacattaaatgagctatatttctaatgtttaacatcaaaaatgaaaaatattttttatcaaaaatcgtgaaccagtccctttaaaaactAGATAATAATAttgcattttaatgaacatttgatattctaatgtacactttcatttgtaaataaacagtagaaaagtatacagagtgttatctatactcgtatgtttttacttgttaatcgataagtttcaacattcatcatatttagttttaaggggGTGGGGTCTTGGTAAAAACTacgtgaatttagttttttgtcagacattgaacttttaatcCTGCCCTATAAGCTATCTGATAAAGCTCAAGTGCAATGCATAGCCAAAACTTTGCATAATAATTTTTGAATATGTTTATACTTTGAACTAATCACAACACTGTTCTTATTAGAGATAATAATTTCAACTTTCATACAgagaattttcataaaatttaaagatattttttgttGGTGTTGTTAAATGTCCACTACTCAATGAGTGTTAAGGTATAGATAAGTATGATGACTTCACACTGTGAGATATGATTGCCTATCCGTTATTCCACTGATCATAAATAAGTATGATGACTTCACACTGTGAGATATGATTGCCTAGATCCGTTATTCCACTGATCATAGATAAGTATGATGACTTCACACTGTGAGATATGATTGCCTATCCGTTATTATTCCACTGATCCTCGTTTACTTTTAttctcaatatatatattaggATAACTGTTGTTTAACAACTCATTACATGTAATCttaaacatttgacaattttggATCAAAATTCTTTCTAAGGAATGTaattcaaaagttttttttttgtatggaCTACAAGGATGAAAGCTAGATCATCATTCATGCTATATTATAGTTGATAAAGCTATATAGGTAAATATcagagattgtgctggacctGCTAACAGTGCTCTTACAAGTAGGAGCCTCGGTTAATGTCCCTACTCTcctctataatacatgtacctcgGACTCTTACATCCGAAGGCTATTATTCAACGAGTTTATTCCGACTGAATTTCGGTCAGAAGGATTTCTA is a window from the Ostrea edulis chromosome 5, xbOstEdul1.1, whole genome shotgun sequence genome containing:
- the LOC125651723 gene encoding methionine synthase reductase-like, whose amino-acid sequence is MPEKKNRFLLLYGSQTGQAEAITDEIRDNSVVHGLDCERHCLSQAEKKFTLENETCVVIVTSTTGDGEPPETALKFFRRLKKRTLPSDHLSHLNYALLGLGDSNYTNFCNAGKTLDRRLEELGAKRFYPSGWADDAVGLELAVEPWIEGLFPALLNFLSPDLPNKSDLCCKEATCSMKEDTSNPVDNLDCKRDKTELNGTTITNCHPSTNGHSKEERDDYNGHDTPSSEIDRKILDNGSEDSLERKIEGISLANTQEPSLIKSVQPLCDAAVTVPLLTPAYLALKFNSEENVGGTSFPFDKTAATAISRATVISADILTSEDALKKSLKLRLELENEMSYQPGDSVSVYCQNDAKEVEMLLKRLNVLDTADCVCEIELMKDTKKAKAVIPLHLPNVSTLRNLFTHYIDIRAPPKKSVIRQLVKETTNPQEKRRLQELCSKQGMADYTSFIRNPEISILDLLQAFPSCQPTVERLLESLPKLQPRPYSACSSPLKTPNQLDIVFNVINIPEGDGRSFSRQGVCTGMLDKLTVDIQSRQKCEDPKKGEKICQLQVSARPSQFFRLPSDVSVPLIMVGPGTGVAPFVGFLQHREMQKTCPEYADQVFGETFLFFGCRNQSQDYLFREELMRLQEIEILTKLFVSFSRENKSADEPKYVQDNLLKNAELLLDLIENQEAVIYVCGDAKNMSKDVNQTFMTILKEKKGMSESQAKSHVTKLRLDRRYLEDVWT